A segment of the Lolium perenne isolate Kyuss_39 chromosome 3, Kyuss_2.0, whole genome shotgun sequence genome:
ccaatcattatggaggccgatcccacaatcggccaaaattatcctcaccacatgttacgcttgtgttcacctttgaccctatcaagagccgacgtgcgaattacagagccgatatacgccattctttaacagattcggctcgggggcacctaaATACGGGAGCAGATGCGGGGGTACATGAACAAGATGCgagggtacatgtgtgcaatgaatgcgggggctgataggagaaaatcggcgatAAAAAAAATTTTTacggccgatgcaagggcatcgactttagaattgagaggcagccgatgcgcagccatcgactttagtggatttatgcaatttttatcgagtctccaccagatccaggctaacggtggtaccttctgttgcctcgagtgagtaaaacaatggaaacttcttcagctacttcgagccgatccgggttctgaacctctttgtcaaggatttccaatctttggggctagttcagctgaaatggaagattatcggctgttggaggaagaaagaggatcggctgtggcgcattctctctCGACATTCTCgcccgagtaaggctcgggggcagcaggctcgagtaagactcgggggcaacgaggcctagtggatactctgtttaaagagccgatggggatgccatcggctgatttttcattgcagcctccttcacgagatgatgagtattaaaaaggaccattggttttggttggaagaattccaagGTTTTCTGAAAGATTCTGCATTATCCGCGAGAATTAGGAAAAATCATCGATTGAAGAAGGAAGGGACGAAtttcgaaggaccgatgcgttgttatcggtttattacgcattggcaaagggggcgaatcggcaaggtcagtagaagagggaatcggctaaattgaactaagaagaaatcggcaaaatcaaattggggaagagatcttcattaataggcaagatttcttacatgaagagctgattgctctcaaaagggaacaccaggggatacattgccccatctactactactggccctattctagaggtcctatctatgggccatcactgctctcgtcgtcgccgtcgtcgccgctatcggcgctgctcccggcgggctcgtcgtcgctccaatggccgccgaccgggccctcgttgtcttcatcttcttcgtcagcgtcgtcctcgtcgctgtcgaagtcgctaagattgcccggccaagggcagaaccgcttggccggcggctcgtcggaggagctctcgttgtcgtcttcttcctcctcttcctgctcctcctcctcctcggaagaggtgaagtcgtaggagaagctgtcgtcatcgctctcctcctccgtttccccaacggcgaggaagcggaggtcgctctccccgtcggtcagggacttgtcgtcctcggaccagatggagaagtcgtggctagactcctccccggccgcaatggcgcggcgggtgttggccgcgtggttctccgccgggttgtactccggcgtcggctcgcgggacgtggaggactggttggcaagatccgatggggcagaggaggaggaagacatggtggcgcagaagggctcttggagtgctaatgcgaaggggatgcagaggagaactgttcgtggcggttaaataaaaggggatatagtggaaattcaatgccacagcagtttccgaggaagtggtgccacgcggagaagttgagaaggcaaggcatcatgatactgcaacggttacgccacgacatgacccgacgaaggaaaacagagtgattttggaattaccaattccaaaaccaggggggcatgtgttatcaccagaatttgaccgagtcagaggtgggccacgattgagaaagacttgaagatatacatggaagggaaaaacaagaattggccttatacacgaaattgggctgaattgcccattgtatctgtaatatagtagatcgtatctttagattaaaagttagagttttactcgtgcacggttaggtgcacgtccgaattagaaagtccgctggactataaatatgtatctagggtttatggaataaacaacaacacaacgttcaccccaaaaacaaaccaatctcggcgcatcgccaactccttcgtctcgagggtttcaatcaggtaagcgacatgctgcctagatcgcatcttgcgatctaggcagcacaagctccatgttgttcatgcgttgcccgtactgaagcgcctttgatggcgggcaacgtagttatcatagatgtgttagggttagcatagttctccgtataacatgcttacgtagtgcaacccttgcatgtctagccgccctcacgcctatctcaggtgtgggggcggcaccctgcttgttctttatttagtagatctgatccgttacgattgctccttgttatgcaaggattagtttaatatctacaatagttaggccttacaaagggggggaggatccagtggtacgtagggtggcgttcgcaagtcctaaacaggatgttccgcggatcaacatcattgttggttctttggccttgtttaggatcggcttatgagcaccgtgcgtgaccgcgaggcccaacctggagtaggatgatccgattatgcggtgaaaaccctaaatcgtcgtagatctcattagcttcatcttgatcaagcaggatcaccaagtattcgtgcaccccgtacggatcatgggtggatcggctctttgagccgattcacaggataacctgagagccgatcgaggctcgtatttaatgtttacgtgtatgccatgcaggaactaagcgaggcatccccatcaccttcctgaccaggtataggtcaggtggcacgcccttgcacttcgcatcgccgcgtgtgaccagaagagcattgcgggccgtcgctcggaggggtctcagccagccgcagctctaggctcttcccggctctaccgtgttgataggccgctgcccgccggtgggttttggcgatcaacaaaataatatatcaaaaaattcagaaaattccaatttcttccctcatctatcttcccgcctcctgtcttcccgcccccgCTTCCCACAAGCTCTTCCCGaccatgtcgtagggcgtgtgcaccgacgacatcttcgagaagctgcgccacgggagatgctttgtcttgttcctccgacagggcatcgtgcgctacatgctttatctcatcgagcagtgcgttcacccacgcgtccttatcctgccgacagctttagtcatggttgcaccctccagccgggactaaagcttacccaaacgtccttatctcaccgacagttttcttagatgacacaaaaaccacctttagtcccggttgcacccaccaaccgggactaaagcttacccagacatccttatcccaccgacaattttattagatgatacaaaaccacctttagtcccggttgcacccaccagccgggactaaagattagatgaccagctctggattcatctttttcccgccatttcttccctttcttcccgcctctttcttcccgccatttcttccctgtcttcccgccttctatcttcccgctcccatttttcccgccatttctcactacatatatgtagcccggcttggccagcattatcacatctctacaatctctcatcactctctcatggcttccaccgcacccactctaacctaccagcgggtggaggagctttgcgccttgaactacccttgcccaccgggctaccgcgtccccgtcggctggagcctaagcgccagcggcgtgccggtccctcccatccctcagggtactgcgcgccgggcggccatcacgaaccactactacctcgacttcacgccggagcagcggatgaatccccgctggcatcccgataaccagcatacttgggacgccttcttcatcaatcggcgtgagagggcgctcgccaggtatgaggaggacggtctgcctcttgtgaacttccacgaggccggccgtcggctatggtggtacggccggactctgcagagcgtcatggactacatcacggccggcgatatcccccgcatgcgctaccctcagttcgagccacgagcgccgcccgacgacagcgacgacagcagcgacgacgacggcggcaacttagaaggcgacgactaccagtacaacggcggcggctatgaagactacgagtatgcatattatacgcctaggcaggagtatgactaaatcactccaaatttcatgtatcatcagtgtggtttctcgaatcaatcgaatcattcgaaaatggacaccaaacacatcacgggtaatataattcacatgatccattcaataaagtttggtacaataaattattacacatcatttcttcccttgtgtctctgcttgcttacgattgtgccgtatccatggagcatcctcatcatttaacttaatgcttgggtcggtgttcactttgaagggcggaatttcagcaaacatattataatcttctgacatgtctgtcttgtcctccactcccacgatgtttcttttccctgaaagaacaatgtggcgctttggatcatcgcatgatgtacttatcgttttcttatctttccgtttcctcggtttgctactcatgtccttcacatagaaaacctgagcgacatctttcgctaggacgaatggttcgtcaaggtaaccaagattgttgaaatccaccattgtcattccgtattgctggtccacctttaccccacctcctgttagcttgaaccatttgcaccggaacaaagggaccttaaaggagggtccatagtcaagttcccatatctcctctatgtaaccataatatgtgaccttttgcccattctcggttgctgcatcaaagcggacaccactgttttggttggtgctctttttatcttgggcgatcgtgtaaaatgtattcccatttatctcgtacccttggaaagtcgttatagtcgaagatggtgtcttggccaacatgtacagctgatctacaacatcattgtcattcattaaatgttttctcaaccaactgccgaaagtctccatgtgggccttcctaatccaggattcaggcttccccgggttgtccaagcgtaaaatattcttgtgtttctcaaagtacggagccaccaagctggaattggtcagaactgtgtggtgtgcttcagtcatagaatggccatccatacatatcgttgatttccttccgatcgtgccttttccacttagtctcccctcgtgccgcgatcgaggaagaccaatcggcttaaggtcaggaacaaagtcaacacaaaactcaattacctcctcatttccatagcccttggcgatgcttccttctggcctagcacggttacgaacatatttctttaatactcccatgaacctctcgaaggggaacatattatgtagaaatacaggaccgagaatggaaatctcttcgactaggtgaaccaggaggtgcttcataatattgaagaaggatggcgggaacaccaactcgaaactgacaagacattggaccacatcgttctgtaaccgtggtagaacttctggattgattaccttctgagagattgcattgaggaatgcacatagcttcacaatggctactcgaacattttccgacaggagccccctcaaagcaatcggaagcaattgcgtcataatcacgtggcagtcgtgagacttcaggttttggaactttttctccgccatgtttattattccctttatattggacgagaatccagacgggaccttcatactgctcaggcattcaaaaaagatgaccttctcttctttggtcagagcgtagctggcacgaccttgaaaccattccggatgccggtcatcagggtctttcaaacgttgctggtcctgccgtgcttcctttgtatcatttgtcttcccatacacgcccaagaagcttaggaggttcacgcaaatattcttcgtaatatgcatcacgtcgattgcagagcggacatctaggactttccaatattctagctcccagaatatagatttcttcttccacatggctgcgtgcccgtcagctcccttcggaattgattgtccgccaggaccctttccaaagatgactttcaaatccttgaccatatcaaatacctcagcaccaagcAGTGCGTTCcgagcttcggccggtgatctgccttgccattgtaatgcttgcctttctttcttactggatgaattttcggcagaaatcgacgatgcccaaggtagacGTTCTTCTTAcagtttggcaaatgtacactttcagtctcatgtaagcagtgcgtgcatgcattgtatcccttatttgacagtcccgaaaggttactaagagaaggccaatcgttgatggttacgaaaagcaacgctcgtaggtcaaattcctcttctttgtgctcatcccacacacagacaccaggtctgccccacaactgtaaaagttcatcaactaatggccttaggtacacatcgatgtcgttgccgggttgcttcggaccttggatgagcactggcatcataatgaacttccgcttcatgcacaaccaaggaggaaggttgtagatgcatagagtcacgggcagtgctttggctggagctctgctcgccaaaaggattcatgccatctgtacttagaccaaatcttatgttccttgcgtcagctgcaaaatctttgaactctctgtcgatctttctccattgcgttccatctgcggggtgtctcaactccccgtccgacttacggtcctctttgtgccatcgcaacaacttggcatgctctttgttcctgaacagacgtttcaaccgtggtattataggagcataccacatcaccttggcgggaaccctcttcctgggtttctcgccctcaacatcgtcaccagggtcatcgcctccgatcttataacgcaatgcaaggtgcataccggacattcattcaaattctcgtattcaccgcggtagaggatgcgatcgttgatgcatgcatgtatcttcgtaacctctaaacctagagggcagacaaccttctttgcttcgtacgcatcggcgggcaactcgttattctttggaaacatattcttcaacattttcagcaagttttcaaatgccgagtcagctacacctgcctgtgccttccatttcagcaaatccagtgtgcagcccagctttttcagaccattatcgcatccggggtacggcGACTTtacgtgatcctctaacatgcgatccaaattctccctctccttttcggtttccacgtctccgtgcatcagcaatggtccgaccaagatcatcaacgggctcatcacgtgcctcttcttcaccttccccttccccttcaccttccccttcaccttcagcatcctccatgaaagtatcaccgaaatgatcaagatagttttcatcgatgaaatcatccccttcttcatcttcttccattataacccctctttctccatgcttggtccaacaattatagcttggcatgaaaccgtgccgaagcaggtgcatgtgaacttctcttgaggaagagtaacccttctgattcttacagtcaacacatggaatgagataacaaaacccttcgcttgttcgcattagccactacgaggaaatctttcaaacccgtagtgaactcgccggagagtcggttaccgtacatccattgccgattcatctgcattattataatagtataaaatatataattaaccatcatgcatttgttaaactaactaactataaacaatagaaattaaacaataaactacacacatgcatattttatcaatgacacatatgaaaggttcattgctaaccgcgatcgaggaggaaaaaataaatgaggaagctcaagtgtggctccgacacttcatatcatgtttgtttcatgctcttggggcatttcatcaaacactttgtgtgcataagaggagccaaaagcaaacctaacacccccttgtgaagtttgtgaagagaagtggcaccaaatggctaagtgagtgtCTTGAatcggtatatataggggagtagctttagtcgcggttggcctggccaaccgcgactaaaggccttcgggcacctttagtcgcggttggcctggccaaccgcgactaaagcccctcacgtgcaccagctggccaccgagcgccctgggcccaggcctttggtcgcggttcgcctgccgaaccgcgactaaagacttcattagtcgcggttcctgcagtttcgcgactaatggggctggacggaagcctctttttctaccagtgctagttgaataagtagatgttatttttcaactattgtgctactcaagtggttttattatgtgatctccggggacaccttgtcccgcggtgtgaaggtgatagtgtgcacaccgtgtttgtctcttaagcttaatttacagaaatacttataaATTGTGGTgcctagttagtaccatctttgtatgctcaaagtgatagcGTGGGGCGTCCATAaattgggaatgcgaacttttAGGAGTGCTTATGCAGTCCTACGCAttgaatttgtgtttgttatcaaaccagagagtggttcagagtagcgtagtgaagagataatatttatgtattcaattatggtatcattgttgagagtgtccactagtgaaagtatgatccataggccttatttctaagcattgaaacaccgtttacaaccagttctgttacatgtttgcctaCTGCTATTTTTATTTCATATTGCAATTACcgctcataatcatccatattacttgtattttactatctcttcgccgaactagtgcacctatacacctgataaGTGtactgggtgtgttggggacacaaaagacttcttgtatcgtaattgcatggttgcttgagagggatatctttgacctctacctccctgagttcgataaaccttgggtgatccacttaagggaaacttgatgctgttctacaaacctctgcatttggaggcccaacactgtctacaagaatataaGCGTGGGTAGACATCACGAACAGGATAAGGCAAAACGCAACGCGCACCAAATTTTTTACAGCGCCGCCGCGGATAGCGCGCCTGCTAGAGGAGCAAATTCGGCTCCGCGCGGTGCATACCGGCGGTTATTATAGCGCGGGTACGGgatagcgcgcctgttggagatgctcttatgaggCCAGTCCAATGAAACTCGTTGTTTACTCGACGCTTCGGCCCTCAATTGCGACGAGATTACTCTCTCCTTACAATAATATAGTGCATTGGTTATTAAAAGTCAAACTCTACTAACTTTGATCAAGTTTATTGGAAAAATTAAGAATATCTACGATATCCAATTTATACCATACTAAAAATTTCTTCGTGATAAACCAAATGCTATTATTTTGATATCCTAAATATTAATAATATTTTGCAGAAACTTGGTTAAAATTCACACGGTTTGACTTTTAAAAAAAATCTTATACGCACCATTTTTTTTTGCGTATTGGACACTGGCATTAAAAGAAACAACGAACAGTACAAAGCACCCCAAGAAAAACGAAAATTACAACGAGATCCTTGAGAAGCCCTTCAACTTCAACCTCCAGATCGTGTCGACggtgcgccgccgctgccgcacCATATTTTGACATGTGCTATTTTAGGTATTGAAAATGCGTCAGACTTGCTTGTGGTGCTTCTTCTAGGTGGTGTGACAGCCTGCCAAGTCTCCACAAGTAACAGGTACGTATGCTGCATCTGTTGACGTGACCAAACTGTGTTAATTACCAGCCAATCAGGGCATTCTGAATTTGTCCCGCTGCATTTTATTTCTTGCGGCATCCAGTCACGATGAACCAAGTTGGGACTTGGGAATGGGTCCATGTACCATGATGGACATCGGGCAAATTGGTGTACTTATATAACCAGGTTGTTTTCTCACGGGGCGGAGGTAGAGCGGAAATTTTACTCATGCATGCATTCTTCAAGTTGACGTCTTTCTCCTAGCTGGCCGCTAGTGCCTATGAATTGGCCATACATCGAGCCCAGTCCACATGCATGCGCACACGCGCCATATTGACCACGCGGTTCCTTTGACCATTTTCCCATTTTTTCTTCACCCACGCATTGTCTTCCTCGCTTCCTCCTCCAATCCCTAGATCATCTTCGTCCCGCACCGCTGCACGGCGACCTGTAGAACTCCGGCTCTCCACTTCCGCGCATCTGGTTCGCGAAATCTTGTTTGGTGAGTCCTCCATCCATGGTGTCGTTGTCGTTGGGAGAGGAAGACGCGGCGAGGATGAGTGTCGGCGTCCCGGAGCTGGCGGACATGACACGGAGGCCAGGTGTAATGTTTAAACAATGAGAACTCCATGTTTTTTTTTAGAACATTTTCACGGACCACCCTTTTTTTTTATCTTTGACTGTGGGTTCATGGACCACCTGAACCATACCCATTCTGACTAGCAAGGCCCATATAAGGCCTTGTTTCCTCGTCATCCCTAGCCATCGATTTATCCGGCCCAGCCTTTTTCCGGCCTGCAAAGCCTTCCCCGGGCCTGCGCCGATTGGACTTCAAACTTGGTGGCCTCCTCCGATCCGTCCCCGACGCGTCTCTTCCAAGGCCCAAGCCCTGCACTCGCCGACGATGAGCAAGCTGGGCGGCGGCATCGGCGGCGCCAGTGGCACCGCGGCGGGACcgacggcggcggccgcggccgcCGCGGCGCAGAAGCAGAGGGCGCTGCTCCAGAAGGCGGACACCGACGTCGCCAGCCTCGTCGACAACTTCTCCGCCCTCATCAACATCGCCCGCGTACGCACGcccctgcccccccccccccccatctctCCTCCTGGCTAACTAACCCTAACCTAACCCTGTGCCCTCCCTCGCCTCAGGTCAACGACCCGCCCGTGCGCAACTCGCAGGAGGAGTTCCAGATGGAGATGCGCGCCTCCCGCATGGTAAGTAACCACAACGACTCAGCAGCTCGCTCGCTGCCCACCACTTGTTCGGAGATTTGTTTCTTTCCACTGTGTTTGAAACTGAACCATGCCCGGAATGCTGCTGTTGCTTAACTCAATTGCTGCATGACTCCTGTGCCTTAATGTCCATACTATGTTGTAATTAGATGATGCCAAATAAAACTGCAAGGAGCCATTGCGAGCTACTAATATTGGCATCAATCACTGTGAGATACTAAGATCTAACCAGGCCATGAACCTAGAATTGTAGCAAGTCGTAATTGTGACACCTGATTAGGCGGTATTTGAAGTAGGAGAAACTATCCCTGTATTACATGCTGCAGTTCTATAGTGCGAGAGCCTGCAATTGATACGGTGTAACTATGGAGATTAGACTCAACATGAGAAGAAACAATTGTACAGCTGTGATGTGGCTAGGGTGAAAGTGCAGATGCTAGATTGAATGAGGATATGATCAAAACAGAGAGCAGTTAAGCAAGATATATGACGAACTAAGTCTAGACGTGCATGGTAAAGTTTCACAGATATTAAGAAAATTTGACACATGGGAACGCCTTGGCTCAGTGGCCCTGGCTCCCAGTAGTTGGCCTTTTCAGTGGTCATAGACGATTAAAACCTCACTTCATCTCCATAGTTAGTGCTGCGATTGTAACAAGTCGAAACACTTGTTTTCCTCTACAGATAGTATATGGTAGCAGGCTTGCAGCTGGTTTGATATTTCTGCTGTACTGCAACCTACTGAGTTTTTAGTTAATTCTAGACAACCATCAAATCTAGTATTATTCTGGGCTTCATCTTGCTTGTCTGTCAACTGCTGTTTAATGTTTTCCAGGTACATTCAGCGGACTCTCTGTTGAAACTAGTATCGGAGCTTAAGAGGACAGCCATCTTTTCTGGGCTTGCTTCTTTGAGTGAGAATGTTGACAGA
Coding sequences within it:
- the LOC127341048 gene encoding mediator of RNA polymerase II transcription subunit 22a; translated protein: MSKLGGGIGGASGTAAGPTAAAAAAAAQKQRALLQKADTDVASLVDNFSALINIARVNDPPVRNSQEEFQMEMRASRMVHSADSLLKLVSELKRTAIFSGLASLSENVDRRIEVLNQQAEGTDRMLERIGQEAAASLKELEAHYYSSVVRTPL